Sequence from the Fibrobacter sp. UWP2 genome:
CGGAGAGCTGGTTGCCGTCCTTGTCCTTTCCGAGGGGCACGTCGGCACGGGGGAGCACCTGCAGGGTGTCCCTGTCCACAATCATGTATTCCATTTCGACGCCGAAGCGTTCCCAGATCTTGAAAGTTTCCATAATAAACCTATGAGGATTTCCTCAAAGCGAAGCGCCCCCATGCCGCTAAAATAGCATTTCCCTGTCGTGTTGCAGAATCTTTTGTTGCGCGGCGTTCAAACGGTCTTCGATACGGTGCCGCAACGAGCGCATCACCGCGAGGTAAACCTTCTTTTTGCCCACCTGGTCTTCAATGCCCGCGTCAATACTCGGGTTGTCATTGACCTCGATTACCATCGGCTTGCCGTTCACTTCCTTGAGGTCCACGCCGTAAAGCCCGTTGCCGATCATCGAAGCCACGCGGAGGGCTGTCTTCACAATCCCGTGGGGCACCATCTCGATGGGCAGGCAGTCGTACTTGCCGCAAAGTCCCTTTTCGTCTTTCGCGTCCCAGTTGTAAATCTGCCAGTGGTTCTTGGCCATAAAGTAACGGCAGGCGTAAAGCGGCTTGCCGTCCAAAATTCCGACACGCCAGTCAAAGTCCGTAGGCGTGAACTCCTGCGCAATCAGGAGGTCGCTCCCTTCAAACATCTCGTCCAGCACCTTCTCGAGTTCAGCCTTGTCGTTCACCTTTTTGACGCCCATCGAAAAGCTGGAATCCGGCGCCTTGATGACCATGGGGAAGCCGAGCTCCTTGGCGAGCGTGTGGCGGTTTTCGCTGTGGGCGATAATTGTCCTGGGGGCGGGAATGTGTCCCACCTCCATGAGCTCCTGCAAATACACCTTGTTGGAGCAGCGCAAAATGCTGTCGGGGTCGTCGATCACCGCGATGCCCTCGCTCTGGGCGCGGCGCGCGAACGCGTAGGTGTGGTGATTCACGTTTGTTGTCTCGCGGATAAAGATGGCGTCGAATTCGCCCACGCGGTGATAATCCTTTTTGGTGATGAGCTCCACGCGGAATCCCGTGTCTTGCGCCGCCTCGATAAAGTTGTGGATGGCCTCCTTGTTGCTGGGCGGCTCCTTTTCGTCTGGATTGATGAGGATGCCCAGGTCATAAAGGTATTCGTCGCTCTTTGTCGAGACAAAGCGGGTCTTCTCAAAGTATTCCTGCGCGAACAGGTCCACCATCTCCTTGTGCGTCTCGGGGATTTCGTCGACGCAAATAGGGCGGATGCTCTGGATGAACCACTTTTGCTTGAACACGAACTTGGCGCGCAGTAGCGGCGCCTGGAAAATGCGGTACAGTTCCTGCGAGAGTTCCAGATACTGCGGGCTCACGTTTTGCCCAAAGTAGATGGAGAGCACGAACTCCGTACCCGTCAAGTGCCTAAAGCTCTTTTGGATGAGCTCGTCGATTTCGTCGCTGATGATTTTTACCACCGCGGGCGACTTGAAATCGCGCATGCTTTTGACGTTCGGGATGACCTTGTGGCCGCGGGCCTCTGCCAAAAGCGACACATAGTAGCCCTTGCTCTGGTAGCTGTAATCGCGGCACAGGTTGAACACGCGGAGGTTTTTCTCCTTGGTGTAGGAGCGCTCTGTGAGGTAGTCCTTTGCCGAAACGATTTCGGCTTCGGGGATGTGGAACTTCCAATGCTTGGGGTTGTTGACAACGATTATTTTTTTCATGACTTATGTTTAACTCTTTTTGGGTTCCACGACAAGGATGTTGCTGTCGTAGGTGACGATGCCGAGCAGAATGCTGTGGATCAGCCTGAACTTGTCGACCTTGTAATAAGGGCCTTGCATCATGGGGTTCGTGCAGTCGGGATCCGCCACCAAAAAGTGCTTCTTTTCGTCGAAGCCGTAGAGCACCACAAAGTGCCCCATGGGCTCGCCTTTGATGTCGTCAAAAACAGAATGGTCCGTCTCGTCGGTGTATTCGCGCTTGCTCCTGTAGAGGTACGTGGCCGAGAGTCCCGTGAGCACGGGGATGTCCCGCTTGAAGTAGCTTTCGAACATGGCTGCGCGCAGGTCCGCAAAGTTGATGCGCCCGCCCAGGTCTATAAAGCGGATGTAGGCTTCAATGGCTTTTTTGAGTTTTGGCGCGTGTTTTGCCTTGTGGAGTAAAACCAACTTTTCCCTGAGTGCCTTCATGGAGAGCCCGACCCACGTGGGGTCGAAAATTTTCAGGTTGTAGCTGTAGATGGTGGCGTCAAAGCCGCGCTTTAGGGCGTCAATGCCCAAAAACACGCCCAGCGTGCCGCCTTCTTCCAGGAATTCGATTTCTGAGATGAGTTGCTTTAGTGGAATTTTGTAGCCAAAATGGGTGTACACCGCGTGCAGGCTCGTGGGCCCGCAGGTGACATCGTCCGGTTGGGCTAATATTTTTAAGTCCATCGTAATACCTCGTTAAACGTGGCGGTGGGTGGCCGATGTTTTCGGCACTCCCGTCGATGGCTTTCTGTGCGCAAATATAGCAAAAAAGAGGCCGCTTGGGCGACCTCTTGGTGTTTTCCAACCTTATTTGAAATTACTTGAAGTTCGCGGTGTAGGTGACGCCGTTGGTGGGGCTCACAATGCGCGGGTTCTCGGTGCTGCCGTCGTCCCAGCCTGCAAACACGGAACCGTTGGTCGCTACGGCGGTGAGCTTCATTTGCACGCCGTTAAAGAACTTGGCGCTGTAGTTTTTGCTCGGGAGTCTCAGGTCCTCGAGCAGCACTTCGCCGTTGCCGCTCGCGGCAATCGTCACCTGGACTTCGCCGCTCACGCCAAATTGCTGTTCCACCTCCTGGCGCACGGTCTGCGTGCGGTTGGCGGCGTACTGGACAAGCGTATTGCCGGTGGGGTCCC
This genomic interval carries:
- a CDS encoding RimK family protein, giving the protein MKKIIVVNNPKHWKFHIPEAEIVSAKDYLTERSYTKEKNLRVFNLCRDYSYQSKGYYVSLLAEARGHKVIPNVKSMRDFKSPAVVKIISDEIDELIQKSFRHLTGTEFVLSIYFGQNVSPQYLELSQELYRIFQAPLLRAKFVFKQKWFIQSIRPICVDEIPETHKEMVDLFAQEYFEKTRFVSTKSDEYLYDLGILINPDEKEPPSNKEAIHNFIEAAQDTGFRVELITKKDYHRVGEFDAIFIRETTNVNHHTYAFARRAQSEGIAVIDDPDSILRCSNKVYLQELMEVGHIPAPRTIIAHSENRHTLAKELGFPMVIKAPDSSFSMGVKKVNDKAELEKVLDEMFEGSDLLIAQEFTPTDFDWRVGILDGKPLYACRYFMAKNHWQIYNWDAKDEKGLCGKYDCLPIEMVPHGIVKTALRVASMIGNGLYGVDLKEVNGKPMVIEVNDNPSIDAGIEDQVGKKKVYLAVMRSLRHRIEDRLNAAQQKILQHDREMLF
- a CDS encoding peptidase-C39 like family protein — its product is MDLKILAQPDDVTCGPTSLHAVYTHFGYKIPLKQLISEIEFLEEGGTLGVFLGIDALKRGFDATIYSYNLKIFDPTWVGLSMKALREKLVLLHKAKHAPKLKKAIEAYIRFIDLGGRINFADLRAAMFESYFKRDIPVLTGLSATYLYRSKREYTDETDHSVFDDIKGEPMGHFVVLYGFDEKKHFLVADPDCTNPMMQGPYYKVDKFRLIHSILLGIVTYDSNILVVEPKKS